ACGTGTGCCGCGGCGCTGCGGCGTCTCGTCCCAACCCTATCCGGTTGCCGCCGCCCGGTTCACGGCCCCAGCATGTCCGGGGTGACCGCGGACTCGGTGTCCGGGATGCCCAGCTCGGCGGCCCGCTTGTCGGCCATGGCCAGCAGCCGGCGGATTCGCCCGGCGACGGCGTCCTTGGTCATCACCGGTTCGGAGAGCGCGCCGAGTTCCTCAAGCGAGGCCTGCTTGTGCTCCAGGCGCAGCGCACCGGCCTGCAGCAGGTGCGCCGGCGCGTCGTCGCCCATGATCTGCAGCGCCCGCTCGACCCGGGCGCCGGCAGCGACCGCGGCTCGTGCGGAGCGGCGCAGGTTGGCGTCGTCGAAGTTGGCCAACCGGTTCGCGGTGGCGCGCACCTCGCGGCGCATCCGCCTCTCCTCCCACGCCATCACCGACTCGTGCGCGCCGATGCGCGTCAGCAGCGCGCCGATCATCTCGCCGTCACGCACCACGACCCGGTCATTGCCGCGCACTTCGCGGGCCTTGGCCTGCACGCCCAACCGCCGGCCCACCCCT
This genomic stretch from Jatrophihabitans cynanchi harbors:
- the whiA gene encoding DNA-binding protein WhiA gives rise to the protein MAMTAAVKDELSRIPVSKLSARKSELATMLRFAGALHLIGGHIVIEAELDTGSVARRLRKEIAEIFGHGSEVQIVAGGGLRKGSRYLVRVSRDGEGLARQTGLVDLRGRPVKGLPHHVVAGGIADAEAAWRGAFLAHGSLTEPGRACALEITCPSAEAALALVGVGRRLGVQAKAREVRGNDRVVVRDGEMIGALLTRIGAHESVMAWEERRMRREVRATANRLANFDDANLRRSARAAVAAGARVERALQIMGDDAPAHLLQAGALRLEHKQASLEELGALSEPVMTKDAVAGRIRRLLAMADKRAAELGIPDTESAVTPDMLGP